Proteins from a genomic interval of Schistocerca piceifrons isolate TAMUIC-IGC-003096 chromosome 3, iqSchPice1.1, whole genome shotgun sequence:
- the LOC124789877 gene encoding transcription factor Adf-1-like has translation MSFSDSDEEKLINSVAKYSVVYDAGHEEYRNVLVKDNVWRAIAQELNKTSEDCKKKWKFLRDGYQRFKKKSKLGTGSAASKNSKTKRQEQLSFLDSVAQYRSGGTNITLTSSQTVIQESQEDSGDRTRQLDLSASQKEDTAETHTIGNSRETSVVTND, from the exons ATGAGTTTCTCGGACTCCGATGAAGAAAAGTTGATTAACAGTGTGGCGAAATATTCTGTAGTTTATGACGCAGGGCATGAAGAATACAGAAATGTTTTAGTGAAAGATAACGTCTGGAGAGCTATAGCACAAGAGTTAAATAAAACAA GTGAGGACTGTAAGAAGAAGTGGAAATTTTTAAGGGACGGTTACCAGAGGTTCAAGAAGAAAAGCAAATTAGGAACGGGCTCTGCTGCATCAAAAAATTCAAAAACGAAAAGACAGGAACAGCTATCGTTCCTTGACAGTGTTGCACAATACCGATCTGGAGGAACAAATATTACATTGACATCATCACAGACAGTAATACAAGAAAGCCAAGAGGACAGTGGAGATCGAACTCGTCAACTGGACCTTTCGGCATCACAGAAAGAAGATACGGCAGAAACACATACAATAGGAAATAGTCGTGAAACATCTGTGGTAACAAACGATTAA